The Candidatus Vesicomyosocius sp. SY067_SCS001 genome includes a window with the following:
- the ruvX gene encoding Holliday junction resolvase RuvX, which produces MNINTYLGFDIGTKRTGVAIANSLTMRATGIAVIKHHKNNSTNWIALDEVINSHNIKLFIVGLPFDQQGKEQIMTFIAKSFGKKLKNRYQIEVEFIDEYLSSNEAKKLLKYNHHHHNAQRGNVDKQSSQLILQTWLNEKRFN; this is translated from the coding sequence ATGAATATTAATACTTATTTAGGATTTGATATTGGCACTAAAAGAACTGGCGTTGCAATAGCCAATAGTTTAACCATGCGAGCAACAGGTATTGCGGTGATTAAACATCATAAAAACAATTCAACTAATTGGATCGCACTTGATGAAGTTATTAATAGTCATAATATTAAGCTATTTATTGTAGGATTGCCATTTGACCAACAAGGAAAAGAACAGATAATGACTTTTATTGCCAAATCATTTGGAAAAAAATTAAAAAATCGTTACCAAATTGAAGTTGAGTTTATTGATGAATATTTATCCTCAAATGAAGCAAAAAAACTTCTAAAATACAATCATCATCATCACAATGCACAACGTGGTAATGTTGACAAACAATCATCACAATTGATATTACAAACATGGCTCAATGAAAAAAGATTTAATTAG
- a CDS encoding lytic murein transglycosylase: protein MLKFIFSLLLTLPAYTNDTKDTSNTHSFTQFLNDIRRKAIQLGVSQTTINNAFNDLTPNPKVLEYDRNQAEFNLNFWHYLNSRVNQNKLDKGLIKLKQYQKSLQENHKKYGVPPHIIIALWGLETNYGKNVGKINIIRSLATLSFDKRRREFFTHELLTLLKLIDEGKLPLNAKGSWASAMGGIQFMPTNVDTYGIDANLDGKIDLWHTQEDIFASAAYFLKNIGWHQGERWGREVNIPKDFNYQLASLNTKKTVNKWQILGIRMINGATLPNSMMQASLILPMGYNGPAFLIYRNFHAILRWNRSILYALSVGHLSDRLIGLNQLFAKSITEPSISNSNIKYIQNTLNKLGFNAGEPDGIAGQKTRCATRAYQKANNLPIDGYVGYQLLQQLR, encoded by the coding sequence ATGTTAAAATTTATTTTCAGTTTGTTATTAACATTACCTGCGTATACAAATGATACCAAAGACACATCTAATACACATAGTTTTACACAATTCTTGAATGATATTCGCCGCAAAGCAATTCAATTAGGTGTTTCACAAACTACAATTAACAATGCTTTTAATGATTTAACACCAAATCCTAAAGTCTTAGAATATGACCGCAACCAAGCAGAATTTAACCTTAATTTTTGGCATTATCTAAACTCAAGAGTAAATCAGAATAAGCTTGATAAAGGTTTAATAAAACTTAAACAATACCAGAAATCTTTACAAGAAAATCATAAAAAATACGGCGTACCGCCTCATATTATTATAGCTCTTTGGGGTTTGGAAACTAATTATGGTAAAAATGTTGGAAAAATTAATATAATTCGCTCACTCGCAACACTGAGTTTTGATAAACGACGACGTGAATTTTTCACCCATGAATTATTGACTTTACTTAAACTAATCGATGAAGGCAAACTTCCTTTGAACGCCAAAGGATCTTGGGCAAGCGCCATGGGTGGTATACAATTTATGCCCACTAATGTAGATACTTACGGTATAGATGCTAATCTTGATGGAAAAATTGACTTATGGCATACACAAGAAGATATCTTTGCCAGTGCAGCATATTTTCTAAAAAATATTGGTTGGCATCAAGGAGAACGTTGGGGGCGTGAGGTTAATATTCCTAAAGATTTTAACTACCAACTAGCGAGTTTAAATACTAAAAAAACAGTAAATAAATGGCAAATACTAGGTATACGTATGATAAATGGTGCTACTCTCCCCAACTCAATGATGCAAGCCTCTCTCATATTACCAATGGGTTATAACGGCCCAGCATTTTTAATTTATCGAAATTTTCATGCTATTCTCAGGTGGAATCGCTCAATTTTATATGCACTATCTGTAGGACATTTATCTGATCGCTTAATAGGCTTAAATCAATTATTTGCGAAATCAATTACCGAACCTTCGATTAGTAATAGTAATATTAAATACATTCAAAACACGCTAAATAAACTTGGATTTAATGCAGGTGAACCTGATGGTATAGCGGGACAAAAAACTCGTTGCGCAACAAGAGCATACCAAAAAGCAAATAACCTGCCGATTGATGGCTATGTTGGCTATCAATTATTACAACAACTACGATGA
- a CDS encoding FAD:protein FMN transferase codes for MSKVFIVFIFLFLSSCVSETVQTIIGTTMGTDYSIKVLNTQISKLIIDKRLNEIEKIFSTWDENSELSKLNRAPINQWIKVSDELFFVLLQAKEIYKQTQGFFDPGIGRLIDVWGFGVIKTQVKPNKEKIDKALAISSIEYVHLDDLRVKKLKDIYINLSAIAKGYSVDIVANMLIQQGLKNFIVEIGGEVMAQGQWTIGIEKPNNSMPIAIELQNLAIATSGDYRNYLVWQEKKYQHILNPNTGLPANTDLSSVSVIHNSAMMADAYATAMMAMGSQKARILAQQLNLSVVFILNQWYNFEVLQIH; via the coding sequence ATGTCTAAGGTGTTTATTGTTTTTATCTTTTTATTTTTAAGTTCTTGTGTTAGTGAAACAGTACAAACTATTATTGGTACAACCATGGGTACTGATTATAGTATCAAAGTTTTGAACACTCAAATCTCAAAGTTAATTATTGATAAACGTCTTAATGAGATTGAGAAAATATTTTCCACTTGGGATGAAAATTCCGAGCTTTCAAAATTAAACAGAGCGCCAATTAATCAATGGATAAAAGTATCAGATGAGTTGTTTTTTGTTTTACTCCAAGCAAAAGAAATATATAAGCAAACTCAGGGTTTTTTTGATCCTGGTATAGGTCGTTTAATTGATGTTTGGGGTTTTGGTGTTATTAAGACACAGGTAAAACCTAATAAGGAAAAGATAGATAAAGCACTAGCAATATCATCTATTGAGTATGTACATTTAGACGATTTACGAGTTAAAAAGCTTAAAGATATTTATATTAATTTATCTGCTATTGCTAAGGGTTATAGTGTAGATATTGTGGCAAATATGCTAATTCAGCAAGGACTTAAAAATTTTATAGTGGAAATTGGTGGTGAAGTAATGGCTCAAGGTCAGTGGACAATTGGTATTGAAAAGCCAAATAATAGCATGCCAATTGCTATTGAGTTGCAAAATTTAGCTATTGCTACTTCAGGAGATTATCGTAATTATCTTGTTTGGCAAGAAAAAAAATATCAACATATTTTAAATCCCAATACAGGATTACCTGCTAATACTGATCTAAGTTCTGTTAGCGTAATTCATAATAGCGCGATGATGGCAGATGCTTATGCAACTGCTATGATGGCAATGGGTAGTCAAAAAGCTAGAATATTAGCACAACAACTTAACTTATCAGTGGTGTTTATTTTGAATCAGTGGTACAATTTTGAAGTACTACAAATTCATTAA
- the crcB gene encoding fluoride efflux transporter CrcB, translating into MSGLFTIFVIGVGATIGASMRYYLTQLMNTTLISDFPYSTLIVNILGSFLAGILVVIILERATLHEAYRLMLLIGLTGSLTTMSTLSLESIKMISFGNYSQAGFNILLNIVLSLSAAGIGVVLGRYFLISQ; encoded by the coding sequence ATGAGTGGTTTATTCACAATTTTTGTGATTGGTGTAGGTGCAACTATTGGCGCTAGTATGCGTTATTATTTAACCCAATTAATGAATACCACACTTATATCTGACTTTCCTTATAGTACTTTGATTGTTAATATTTTAGGCTCGTTTTTGGCGGGTATATTGGTAGTTATTATATTAGAAAGAGCTACTTTACATGAGGCTTATCGGTTGATGTTGTTAATTGGTTTGACTGGGTCGCTAACAACTATGTCAACTTTATCTTTAGAGTCTATTAAAATGATTAGTTTTGGGAATTACAGTCAAGCAGGGTTTAACATCTTGCTTAATATTGTTTTATCTCTATCTGCTGCCGGCATAGGTGTGGTATTGGGTCGATATTTTTTGATTTCTCAGTAA
- the gshB gene encoding glutathione synthase: protein MKKIKIAVLMDNINTINPKKDSSLAMMLEASKRGWEIYTFNTYDLFAQDGSVFANCAKTTVNDNLNHWFKKEKNIIMALNEFNVILMRKDPPFDMSYIYATYLLEQSENKNTLIINKPQSLRDANEKLFALNFPHCIPKTLISSNQMQIKTFIKIQNTAIIKPLDGMGGHDIFKFKIDDIKIDIVLKRLTNNGKKPIMVQEFLPDITKGDKRILLINGKPIDYALARIPAKGNFKGNLAAGAIGIGQPLSKHDYYLCSQISPTLKAKGLIFVGLDVIGDYITEINVTSPTCIRELDKQFNLNIAGELFNVIEQMININHY from the coding sequence ATGAAAAAAATAAAAATTGCTGTATTGATGGATAATATCAACACTATTAATCCAAAAAAAGACTCTTCCTTGGCTATGATGCTAGAAGCATCAAAACGAGGCTGGGAGATTTACACTTTTAATACTTATGATTTATTTGCTCAAGATGGATCAGTATTTGCTAATTGTGCAAAAACTACAGTTAATGACAATCTTAACCATTGGTTTAAGAAAGAAAAAAATATAATAATGGCACTTAATGAATTTAACGTTATTCTAATGCGTAAAGACCCTCCATTTGATATGAGCTATATTTATGCAACTTATTTATTAGAACAATCTGAAAATAAAAATACATTAATCATTAATAAACCACAATCTTTACGAGACGCCAATGAAAAACTATTTGCCTTAAACTTCCCACATTGTATACCAAAAACACTAATTAGTAGTAATCAAATGCAAATCAAAACCTTTATCAAAATACAAAATACCGCTATTATTAAACCACTTGACGGCATGGGGGGGCATGATATTTTTAAATTCAAAATAGACGATATAAAAATAGATATAGTGCTAAAACGCTTAACAAACAATGGTAAAAAACCAATTATGGTACAAGAATTTTTGCCTGATATTACCAAAGGTGACAAACGTATTTTATTGATTAATGGTAAACCGATTGATTATGCACTTGCTCGTATTCCCGCAAAAGGTAACTTTAAAGGCAACTTAGCAGCAGGTGCAATTGGCATTGGACAACCCTTAAGCAAACATGATTATTATTTATGTAGTCAAATCTCTCCCACTCTTAAAGCTAAAGGTTTAATATTTGTTGGGCTAGACGTAATTGGTGACTACATTACTGAAATTAACGTCACCAGTCCAACCTGTATTCGTGAATTAGACAAACAGTTTAATCTTAATATTGCAGGTGAATTATTTAATGTTATCGAACAAATGATTAATATTAATCATTACTGA
- the rimP gene encoding ribosome maturation factor RimP → MAKVTDKITHLIEPVIEGMGYELVGIEYVAIGKHSILRIFIDTNKSISVNDCEIVSRQLSSIFDIEEPIIGQYNLEVSSPGIERPLFHKGHYQRFLGFNVKLHMFRPISGQSNFFGVISSVSEINNTIELVSELGTIILDIDLIKKANLVVDF, encoded by the coding sequence ATGGCAAAAGTAACTGACAAAATTACCCATTTAATTGAACCTGTTATTGAAGGTATGGGTTATGAATTGGTGGGCATTGAATATGTTGCTATTGGTAAACATAGTATTTTGAGAATTTTTATTGATACAAATAAAAGTATTAGTGTTAATGATTGTGAAATAGTCTCTCGTCAATTGAGTAGTATTTTTGATATAGAAGAGCCGATTATTGGCCAATACAATTTGGAAGTTTCATCTCCTGGTATTGAGCGCCCATTATTTCATAAGGGGCATTATCAGCGTTTTTTAGGTTTTAATGTTAAGTTACATATGTTTAGGCCGATTAGCGGTCAAAGCAATTTTTTTGGCGTTATTAGTAGTGTTAGTGAGATTAACAATACGATTGAGTTGGTTAGTGAATTAGGAACAATTATTTTAGATATTGATTTGATTAAAAAAGCAAATTTAGTGGTTGATTTTTAA
- the nusA gene encoding transcription termination factor NusA, with protein sequence MDGKELFLMVEAISNEKNISKEEVLESLEKALAIATKKRNNIDAYVEINRQTGEFLTFRQWMVVADGELFVDDDGTEFDLELHIYEKNTDGLVVNDYMCKPIETQEFGRIAAQIVKQVIIQKVREAEREVIVNDFSSRIGEVIMVTVKRVDRGNIYVDMGGVDGMIPKFDLIPNESVRKNDRLRAYIKEVKSSIRGVQIFLSRSVSEMMIELFKMEVPEISAGVIEIMGGSRDPGLRSKLAVRAKDKRIDPIGSCIGMRGARVQAVSNELNAERVDIILWDEDPAQFVINAMAPAEVSSIIVDENKHSMDIAVEDEQLALAIGRGGQNIKLASRLTGWKLNVMSTIQADEEQVQEMQKISDKLADQLGVDSEVAGVLIEEGFDSVDELVDADAQVLGNIEEFDASMVEELQERASDAQLVQALGDAEASEILMSVEGVNEDLASVLIEVDIFTVDDLAELSIDELLDIQDMDIEIASSIIMTARENEGWFD encoded by the coding sequence ATGGACGGTAAAGAATTATTTTTAATGGTTGAGGCGATTTCGAACGAGAAAAATATCTCTAAAGAAGAGGTGCTTGAGTCGTTAGAAAAAGCATTAGCTATTGCGACAAAAAAACGAAATAATATTGATGCATATGTTGAAATTAATAGACAAACAGGCGAGTTTTTAACCTTTAGACAGTGGATGGTTGTGGCAGATGGTGAATTATTTGTTGATGATGATGGCACTGAGTTTGATTTAGAATTACATATTTATGAAAAAAACACGGACGGTTTAGTGGTTAATGATTATATGTGTAAGCCAATTGAGACACAAGAGTTTGGCCGTATTGCGGCACAAATTGTTAAGCAAGTAATTATTCAAAAGGTTCGTGAAGCAGAAAGAGAAGTGATTGTTAATGATTTCTCCTCACGAATTGGAGAGGTTATTATGGTTACGGTTAAACGTGTTGATAGAGGCAATATTTATGTTGATATGGGCGGTGTTGATGGAATGATCCCTAAATTTGACTTGATTCCTAATGAGTCAGTACGTAAAAATGACCGTTTAAGAGCTTATATTAAAGAAGTAAAGTCTTCTATTCGTGGCGTGCAAATTTTTCTATCACGTAGTGTGTCTGAAATGATGATTGAGTTATTCAAAATGGAAGTGCCAGAAATTTCTGCAGGTGTGATTGAAATTATGGGTGGTAGTAGAGACCCAGGTTTACGTTCAAAATTAGCAGTTAGAGCTAAAGATAAACGTATAGATCCAATTGGTTCTTGTATTGGTATGCGTGGTGCGCGTGTTCAGGCGGTATCGAATGAGCTAAATGCTGAGCGTGTTGATATTATTCTTTGGGATGAAGATCCTGCACAATTTGTTATTAATGCAATGGCACCTGCTGAGGTGAGTTCAATTATTGTTGATGAAAATAAACACTCAATGGATATTGCAGTTGAGGATGAGCAACTAGCATTAGCTATTGGTCGTGGTGGCCAAAATATTAAGCTTGCTTCTCGTTTGACTGGTTGGAAACTAAATGTGATGTCAACAATTCAAGCTGACGAAGAGCAAGTACAGGAGATGCAAAAAATTAGCGATAAGCTTGCTGATCAATTAGGTGTTGATTCTGAAGTAGCTGGTGTATTGATTGAAGAAGGGTTTGACAGTGTGGATGAGTTAGTTGATGCAGATGCGCAAGTTTTAGGAAATATAGAAGAATTTGACGCATCAATGGTTGAAGAACTTCAAGAGCGTGCATCAGATGCACAATTAGTACAAGCTTTGGGAGATGCAGAAGCTTCTGAAATACTTATGAGTGTTGAAGGTGTTAATGAGGATTTGGCAAGTGTATTAATTGAAGTAGACATTTTTACTGTTGATGATTTAGCGGAGTTGTCTATTGATGAATTGCTGGATATCCAAGATATGGATATTGAAATAGCATCAAGTATTATAATGACCGCAAGAGAAAATGAAGGATGGTTTGATTAA
- the infB gene encoding translation initiation factor IF-2: protein MAHTVQTLSKLLKKTPDEVVTILANAGVDGKNSDSVISAEERKILMSSLSKRPIRRSSMSIFRKAGTKPNTVSVSDVKVKVRSKRLTQPITMIDEQSKVISNEMANAALAALDAGRNADEILLAQDARRLEVVRLQKSQVEEGLEIQRETIKKVQEKEAEKKVEKLKTVDKPKEGNKPKRLRNTSSDNNTRKQLHVARHNPNRKLKKKDRTHLSQKIQAEQAQHAFQKPIEKVIHEVAIVGNIKVTELAQKMATKAGEVLKVLMSMGVMVTLNDVIDQDTALLVVEEMGHKGIISVEETIEDVLIEQLKSNEHKSTRPPVVTIMGHVDHGKTSLLDYIRQTKVAHGEVGGITQHIGAYQVQSDGNVITFIDTPGHAAFSKMRFRGANVTDIVILVVAADDGVMPQTIESIKHIQIVGVPMIVAINKIDKECIDVDKIKQVLSTYDVISEDWGGDVIMVPVSAHTGEGVDALLDAISLTAEILEFSAVSEGPAHGTVLEARLEKGRGKVTTILVQSGTLNKGDIMIAGFEYGKVKQISDDKGKILKLAMPSMPVEVLGLSGVPNSGDEVIVVGSERKAREVANFRKSKDREMQLQKQQASKMENFLMKMEKGDISTVNVLLKADVRGSTQALIEALEELSTDEVRVKVVSSGVGGINNTDITLAATSSALVLGFNVRADAVARKTADNEGVRIEYYSIIYNLINDVKAIMSGLLSPELSENIIGIASVKNIFKSQKMGDIAGCMVDEGTVKRDSLIRVLRDSVVIFDGKLESLRRFKDDVNEVKSGTECGIGVLHYTDVQPGDQIEIFERVEKARIL, encoded by the coding sequence ATGGCACACACGGTTCAAACACTCTCTAAACTATTGAAAAAGACACCTGATGAGGTAGTTACAATTCTAGCGAATGCTGGTGTTGATGGTAAAAATTCAGACTCTGTTATCTCAGCAGAAGAAAGAAAAATATTAATGAGTAGTCTTTCAAAGCGTCCAATTAGAAGGTCTAGTATGTCTATTTTTCGTAAAGCAGGTACTAAGCCCAATACCGTTTCAGTGAGTGATGTTAAAGTAAAAGTTAGGTCAAAACGCTTGACACAGCCAATTACAATGATTGATGAACAGTCTAAAGTTATTTCTAACGAAATGGCTAATGCTGCTTTAGCTGCCTTGGATGCTGGTCGTAATGCAGATGAAATATTATTAGCCCAAGATGCTAGGCGTTTGGAAGTGGTGCGTTTGCAAAAATCTCAAGTAGAGGAGGGGCTAGAGATCCAGAGAGAAACGATTAAAAAAGTGCAAGAGAAAGAAGCTGAAAAGAAAGTTGAAAAACTAAAAACGGTAGACAAGCCTAAAGAAGGTAATAAACCTAAACGCTTACGTAATACTTCTAGTGATAATAATACTCGTAAGCAACTTCATGTCGCTAGACATAATCCCAATCGAAAATTAAAGAAAAAAGATAGAACACATTTATCACAAAAAATACAAGCAGAACAAGCGCAACATGCTTTTCAAAAACCTATTGAAAAAGTAATTCATGAAGTTGCTATTGTTGGCAATATCAAGGTAACTGAACTTGCACAAAAGATGGCTACTAAAGCTGGTGAAGTGCTTAAAGTGTTAATGAGTATGGGAGTTATGGTGACATTGAATGATGTAATTGACCAAGATACTGCCCTGTTAGTTGTAGAAGAAATGGGCCATAAAGGTATTATTAGTGTTGAAGAAACCATTGAAGATGTATTAATTGAACAGTTAAAATCTAACGAGCATAAAAGTACTAGACCTCCTGTTGTAACTATTATGGGTCATGTTGATCATGGTAAGACCTCACTTCTAGATTATATTCGTCAAACCAAAGTAGCGCATGGTGAAGTTGGCGGTATTACACAACATATTGGTGCTTATCAAGTTCAGTCAGATGGTAATGTTATTACTTTTATTGACACACCAGGACATGCGGCGTTTTCAAAAATGCGTTTTCGTGGCGCTAATGTGACTGATATTGTTATTTTAGTGGTGGCTGCTGATGATGGCGTTATGCCACAGACAATTGAGTCTATCAAACATATACAAATTGTTGGAGTACCTATGATTGTTGCAATTAATAAGATAGATAAAGAATGTATTGATGTTGATAAAATCAAGCAAGTCCTTTCAACATATGATGTGATCTCTGAAGATTGGGGTGGTGATGTTATAATGGTTCCTGTATCAGCTCATACTGGCGAAGGTGTGGATGCTTTATTAGATGCTATTTCACTTACTGCCGAGATTTTAGAATTCTCGGCAGTAAGTGAAGGTCCAGCGCATGGTACTGTACTAGAAGCACGTCTTGAAAAAGGTCGTGGTAAGGTGACCACTATTTTAGTACAATCAGGTACATTGAATAAAGGAGATATTATGATTGCTGGATTTGAATATGGCAAAGTTAAACAAATTTCGGATGATAAAGGTAAAATACTTAAATTAGCTATGCCGTCAATGCCTGTAGAAGTGTTAGGTTTGTCTGGTGTGCCCAACTCCGGTGATGAGGTAATAGTTGTAGGTAGTGAAAGGAAGGCTCGTGAGGTGGCTAATTTCAGAAAATCTAAAGACCGTGAAATGCAGTTGCAGAAACAGCAAGCATCGAAAATGGAAAATTTTCTAATGAAAATGGAAAAAGGTGATATTTCAACTGTTAATGTATTGCTTAAAGCGGATGTTAGAGGTTCAACGCAAGCATTAATTGAAGCATTAGAAGAATTATCAACGGATGAGGTTAGAGTGAAAGTAGTATCAAGTGGTGTTGGCGGTATTAATAATACTGATATTACATTAGCAGCAACTTCTAGCGCTTTAGTACTTGGTTTTAATGTACGTGCTGATGCTGTTGCACGTAAAACAGCTGACAACGAAGGTGTTCGTATTGAATATTACTCAATTATTTATAACTTAATTAATGATGTTAAGGCTATTATGAGTGGGTTACTCAGCCCAGAATTGAGTGAAAATATTATTGGTATTGCCTCTGTTAAAAATATATTTAAATCTCAAAAAATGGGTGATATTGCTGGGTGTATGGTGGACGAGGGTACGGTTAAACGTGATAGCCTAATTCGAGTATTACGTGATAGTGTAGTTATCTTTGATGGTAAACTGGAATCATTAAGACGTTTTAAAGATGATGTTAATGAAGTTAAGTCAGGTACTGAATGTGGTATTGGTGTACTTCATTATACAGATGTACAGCCAGGTGATCAAATAGAAATCTTTGAACGTGTTGAAAAGGCACGTATACTTTAA
- the rbfA gene encoding 30S ribosome-binding factor RbfA — MERINELIRRELTLLLRTSIKDPRLCDMIITDVLISRDLSSAKVFYTVIKEDKKMIELLLDKASGFFRIHLSKTIDLRHTPVLRFIFDSSPNTGIRIEQLLSKL; from the coding sequence GTGGAAAGAATTAACGAATTAATTCGTCGTGAGTTGACGTTATTGTTAAGAACTTCTATTAAAGATCCAAGGTTATGTGACATGATAATTACTGATGTATTGATAAGTCGTGATTTAAGTAGTGCTAAGGTTTTTTATACGGTTATTAAAGAAGACAAAAAAATGATTGAATTACTACTTGATAAAGCCAGTGGCTTTTTTCGTATACATTTATCTAAAACAATTGATCTTCGTCACACACCTGTACTTAGGTTTATCTTTGACTCTTCGCCTAACACAGGAATAAGAATTGAACAACTACTATCTAAATTGTAA
- the truB gene encoding tRNA pseudouridine(55) synthase TruB, producing MLRRNSKGRSINGIVLLNKDIGLSSNTALQKVKRLFFAKKAGHTGALDFSASGILPICLGQATKIAQFLLEEDKRYFVRGKLGQISDTGDCEGSIIKTQPFEHLSDSEIAKVTASFKGNIFQIPPMYSALKRDGQPLYKLARQGIEVERESRLVTIYKIIYLGYKNGILSLEVTCSKGTYIRTLIEDIGKKLSCGAHVVELRRTGFAHIDISQTLTFSELEILSSNGYQALDDKILASEDMLLNLEGVYLSKVQSVDIKFGREIQTDKQGLLKVKLFNEKKQFFGIGQCQGNGIILPKKLFV from the coding sequence ATGTTAAGGCGTAATTCAAAAGGTAGAAGTATTAATGGTATTGTTCTATTAAATAAAGATATTGGGTTGAGTTCTAACACTGCCTTACAAAAAGTAAAACGACTTTTTTTTGCTAAAAAGGCTGGACATACAGGTGCACTAGATTTTTCTGCTAGTGGTATTTTGCCAATTTGTTTAGGACAAGCTACTAAAATTGCACAGTTTTTACTAGAAGAAGATAAACGTTATTTTGTGCGTGGTAAGTTGGGGCAAATAAGTGATACTGGTGATTGTGAAGGTAGCATTATCAAAACCCAACCTTTTGAACATTTAAGTGATAGTGAAATTGCTAAGGTAACTGCAAGTTTTAAAGGTAATATTTTTCAGATTCCTCCTATGTATTCAGCACTTAAAAGAGATGGACAGCCATTGTATAAGCTTGCTAGACAAGGCATAGAAGTAGAAAGAGAGTCTCGTCTAGTTACCATTTATAAAATTATCTATCTTGGATATAAAAACGGTATACTTTCACTTGAAGTAACGTGTTCTAAAGGTACTTATATTCGTACTTTGATAGAAGATATTGGAAAAAAATTGAGTTGTGGAGCTCATGTTGTTGAGCTTAGGCGTACAGGTTTTGCACATATTGATATCAGTCAAACCTTAACATTTTCTGAACTTGAAATTTTATCATCTAATGGTTATCAAGCACTAGATGATAAAATACTTGCCAGTGAAGATATGTTATTAAACCTTGAAGGTGTTTATCTGAGTAAGGTCCAAAGTGTGGATATAAAATTTGGTAGAGAAATCCAGACAGATAAGCAAGGATTACTTAAAGTGAAGTTATTTAATGAGAAAAAACAATTTTTTGGTATTGGACAATGTCAAGGAAATGGAATAATTTTACCAAAAAAATTATTTGTATGA